From the genome of Scytonema hofmannii PCC 7110, one region includes:
- a CDS encoding pentapeptide repeat-containing protein, which translates to MVLVTFPNFSGKNLQGRDFRGQNLTGADFSNSNIRGTNFTNAILKNANFQNAKAGLPRKQLFCWILLTLMITIILGVFSGFAPVFTGYLLFPYSVSPDNFFASLIVLSIFIVFAITTVYKGLSAAFFAVSCTGILCGFLLGIMTGKIIGISAGIVSVTVTALIVCIMLIIMAFLVTVAEQIAGIRIAIVALGIIFVSGLIGTTTGTITGVAVAEVFAGVNKLSLFKAQAVQEAAISATVGSVAVILFVSYISWQTYIEDGKFAWMRKLAIAVSSMGGTSFRKADLTGANFSYATLSNADFFEAKLIRTNFYLARKLSLAKLDKTILINPLVRDLAVHKKTKNQSYIGCNLKGINLADADLSYVDFTEADISEATFTGANLQNTNLIKSQAIATIFQQAQLTGACLEAWNIDSTTQLAGVICDYVYLLKNQQERRPSSGEFSPGEFTKLFQVAINTVDLIFRNGLDLQALSAALSKVKIENEDIHLAIKSIENKGDGVVLVRIDTPEWTNKAKIHAEFTQNYEFALKNLEAKYQAELKSKDEQIALYRQHQADLKELIQMIAPTAKKSAEGKLVVLKLGQGDLSTGFSVTLQISLEGERPYFESNGQLPPASELAFFYHQWQAAYRQSMQRNLRIKIPETQVTNISRRELFKECDRFAENLKKHVNLWLNSELFRPLKEQLLEKLTPSESIRILLQTENSQLRRIPLQLWNLFERYSKAEMALSSTTYEQREKSISSRSHIKILAMLGDSTGINTQKDKVLLEKLPNAEVHFLVEPQRQVLNDELWLQPWDILFFAGHSFTQSEQDIGHFRINQTDSLTIAELKNALSKAIEQGLHLAIFNSCDGLGLAVNLSDLHIPQMIVMREPVPDKVAQEFLKNFLTEFSSGKPLYQSVREARSKLQGLEDEFPCASWLPVICQNPSEIPLTWLVKKN; encoded by the coding sequence ATGGTGTTAGTGACGTTTCCCAACTTTTCAGGTAAAAATCTTCAAGGTCGTGACTTTAGAGGTCAAAACCTTACAGGTGCAGATTTTAGTAACTCTAACATTCGCGGTACAAATTTTACTAATGCTATTCTTAAAAATGCTAACTTCCAAAATGCTAAAGCAGGATTACCCAGAAAGCAGTTATTTTGTTGGATTTTGTTAACATTAATGATCACTATAATTTTAGGAGTATTCTCAGGGTTTGCACCTGTTTTTACTGGATATTTGCTTTTTCCTTACTCAGTTAGTCCAGATAATTTTTTTGCTTCTCTTATAGTTTTAAGTATATTTATAGTCTTTGCTATCACTACTGTTTACAAGGGTTTATCAGCTGCCTTTTTTGCCGTTTCTTGCACAGGTATACTCTGTGGATTTTTGCTAGGAATAATGACTGGCAAAATTATAGGCATTTCTGCTGGTATTGTTAGCGTTACTGTGACCGCGTTGATTGTTTGTATCATGTTAATCATCATGGCATTCTTGGTGACAGTAGCTGAACAAATTGCTGGCATAAGAATAGCTATTGTGGCTCTAGGTATAATATTTGTGAGTGGTCTTATTGGAACGACAACTGGTACGATAACTGGTGTCGCAGTGGCTGAAGTTTTTGCAGGAGTTAACAAACTGTCATTATTTAAAGCTCAAGCAGTTCAAGAAGCTGCGATCTCAGCTACAGTTGGTAGCGTTGCTGTCATATTATTTGTTAGTTATATCAGTTGGCAAACATATATTGAGGATGGCAAGTTTGCTTGGATGAGAAAGTTAGCCATTGCTGTTTCTAGCATGGGTGGAACTAGTTTTAGAAAAGCAGATTTAACGGGTGCTAATTTTAGCTATGCCACACTGAGCAATGCTGACTTTTTTGAGGCTAAACTGATTCGGACGAATTTTTATTTAGCTAGAAAGCTTTCTTTAGCCAAACTAGACAAGACTATTTTAATAAATCCACTCGTTCGAGATTTAGCTGTACATAAAAAAACAAAAAATCAATCTTATATTGGGTGTAATCTCAAGGGGATAAACCTTGCAGACGCAGACCTTAGTTATGTTGATTTCACCGAAGCAGATATTAGTGAGGCTACATTTACAGGTGCTAATTTACAAAATACCAATCTCATTAAATCTCAAGCAATAGCGACAATTTTTCAACAAGCACAATTAACAGGGGCTTGTTTAGAAGCCTGGAATATTGACAGCACAACTCAATTAGCTGGAGTCATTTGTGACTACGTTTATCTTTTAAAGAATCAGCAAGAACGTCGTCCTAGCAGTGGAGAGTTTAGTCCCGGAGAGTTTACTAAACTATTTCAAGTAGCGATAAATACTGTTGATTTAATTTTCCGGAATGGTTTAGACTTACAGGCTTTATCTGCGGCTTTATCAAAGGTAAAAATAGAAAATGAAGATATTCATTTAGCAATTAAAAGTATTGAAAATAAGGGAGATGGTGTTGTTCTTGTTCGCATAGATACGCCAGAATGGACAAATAAGGCGAAAATCCATGCTGAATTTACTCAAAATTATGAATTCGCTCTTAAAAATTTAGAAGCAAAGTATCAAGCAGAATTAAAAAGTAAAGATGAACAAATTGCTCTTTATCGCCAGCATCAAGCAGACTTAAAAGAATTAATCCAAATGATAGCTCCCACGGCTAAAAAATCAGCAGAGGGGAAGTTAGTTGTTTTAAAATTAGGTCAAGGTGACTTAAGTACAGGGTTTTCAGTTACACTACAAATCAGTTTAGAAGGCGAACGACCGTATTTTGAATCAAACGGTCAATTACCGCCAGCTTCAGAATTAGCTTTCTTCTACCATCAATGGCAAGCTGCATATCGCCAAAGTATGCAGAGAAATTTGCGAATCAAGATTCCAGAAACACAAGTTACCAATATTAGCAGGCGGGAATTATTTAAAGAATGCGATCGCTTTGCGGAAAATTTAAAAAAACACGTTAATTTATGGTTGAATTCTGAATTATTTCGTCCTCTTAAAGAGCAATTACTAGAAAAATTAACTCCATCAGAATCTATTCGGATTCTTCTGCAAACAGAAAATAGCCAATTGAGGCGGATACCCTTGCAGCTTTGGAATTTGTTTGAACGCTATTCCAAGGCGGAAATGGCTCTTTCGTCAACTACCTACGAGCAACGAGAAAAGTCTATATCCTCCAGATCCCATATCAAAATATTAGCAATGCTGGGAGATAGCACTGGCATTAATACTCAAAAAGACAAAGTTTTGCTTGAAAAATTACCCAATGCAGAAGTCCACTTTTTAGTGGAACCACAACGCCAAGTGCTCAATGATGAACTTTGGCTGCAACCGTGGGATATCCTCTTTTTTGCTGGTCACAGTTTTACTCAATCTGAGCAAGACATTGGTCACTTTCGCATCAACCAAACTGATAGTTTAACCATTGCTGAATTAAAAAATGCTCTTTCCAAAGCGATTGAGCAGGGTTTGCATCTAGCAATTTTTAACTCCTGTGACGGTTTGGGACTAGCAGTTAACTTAAGTGATTTACATATTCCCCAAATGATTGTCATGCGCGAACCCGTACCCGATAAAGTAGCACAGGAATTTTTAAAAAACTTTTTGACAGAATTTTCCAGTGGTAAACCTTTGTATCAATCAGTACGTGAGGCTCGCTCTAAGCTACAAGGTTTAGAGGATGAGTTTCCTTGTGCAAGTTGGTTACCAGTGATTTGTCAGAACCCATCTGAAATTCCTCTTACATGGTTGGTGAAAAAAAACTAA
- a CDS encoding DUF1822 family protein: MLWTYENFKSSDMRKPYPASPQPGEIWELNCQVQSPEVFSMNTKNDLYSPEAQNFLQGSTPKRYVMIVTETESEWGILSVMVLSEEISFISDVDLLIPADISGLSQDLLAETWHVQPMLACNLLQPMGKRLSHDIYDILLTVGDCYHGLINQQLERFQFERLGLKVGDQKALEIPKIALFHKQEQAWSDVLTIPVAVYRTYIKSVNFTSQILREQLQIDQELAKFKQSQNTSFNSLFTSFNKTYIILSRWWQNIFEPEWQVFSSFPNLAIATRSHADLQNTHSNPDEIAALVKQLSSDNEENQRQHAAKRLGEIAIGHLDAIQALVNLLRSTSDDETLWIAVESLRKIDPENPSNGVRRVKLVDLGMDIAGKAVALSVALLQKYDGNVSVLLQVYPTGSDRYLPPDLKLILLDGSGEILREVTARRADVYTQLKFSCELGERFTVQVSLGNANFSEDFVI; this comes from the coding sequence ATGCTTTGGACTTATGAAAACTTCAAATCTTCTGATATGCGAAAACCTTACCCAGCATCACCACAACCTGGAGAAATTTGGGAATTAAATTGTCAGGTACAATCTCCTGAAGTATTTTCTATGAATACAAAAAATGACTTGTACTCACCTGAAGCTCAAAATTTTTTGCAGGGTAGCACTCCAAAACGCTATGTCATGATTGTCACGGAAACAGAGTCAGAATGGGGTATTTTGTCTGTGATGGTACTTTCAGAGGAAATCAGTTTTATTTCCGACGTCGATTTGCTTATTCCTGCAGATATTTCTGGTTTATCACAAGATTTATTGGCAGAAACTTGGCACGTACAGCCAATGCTTGCTTGTAATTTATTGCAGCCAATGGGTAAGAGACTTTCACATGATATTTATGACATATTATTGACTGTAGGAGACTGTTATCATGGGTTAATCAATCAACAGTTAGAAAGGTTTCAGTTTGAGCGATTGGGGTTAAAAGTAGGAGACCAAAAAGCCTTAGAAATACCTAAAATAGCCCTATTCCACAAACAAGAACAAGCCTGGAGTGATGTATTAACAATACCAGTAGCAGTTTACCGCACTTACATTAAAAGTGTGAATTTTACCAGTCAAATTCTGAGGGAGCAGTTACAAATAGACCAAGAACTGGCAAAATTTAAACAAAGTCAAAATACATCGTTCAACTCACTGTTTACCTCTTTTAATAAAACCTATATCATTCTCAGTCGCTGGTGGCAGAATATTTTTGAGCCAGAATGGCAGGTTTTTTCTTCATTTCCAAATTTAGCAATTGCTACGCGCAGTCATGCTGACTTGCAAAATACTCACTCAAATCCCGATGAAATTGCAGCACTCGTTAAGCAACTATCATCTGACAATGAAGAAAATCAACGCCAACATGCAGCCAAGCGGTTAGGAGAAATTGCTATTGGTCATTTAGATGCCATTCAAGCTTTGGTCAATTTGTTGCGAAGTACTTCAGATGACGAAACTCTGTGGATAGCTGTAGAAAGTTTGAGAAAAATTGACCCAGAAAACCCATCTAATGGAGTCAGAAGGGTAAAACTGGTTGATTTAGGTATGGACATTGCTGGTAAAGCTGTAGCTTTGTCTGTTGCATTGTTACAAAAATATGATGGCAATGTGAGTGTACTTTTGCAAGTTTATCCCACAGGTAGCGATCGCTATCTACCACCCGATCTAAAGCTGATATTGCTGGATGGTTCTGGAGAAATATTGCGTGAAGTCACTGCTAGGCGTGCAGATGTTTACACTCAACTCAAATTTAGCTGTGAACTGGGAGAAAGATTTACCGTGCAAGTCTCTTTAGGTAATGCTAATTTTAGCGAAGATTTTGTTATTTAA
- a CDS encoding type II toxin-antitoxin system prevent-host-death family antitoxin: MQHFSIKEIQNTHNDVLNQAAFEPVLLTDESQPSYVIMSVESYQQLINRIAQLEDLIIGQQAKTALSNSQMVGSETFTAEIKRLAALDDSL; encoded by the coding sequence ATGCAGCATTTTTCTATTAAAGAAATTCAAAATACCCATAATGATGTTTTAAATCAGGCTGCTTTTGAACCTGTTTTGCTAACAGACGAATCGCAGCCAAGTTATGTGATTATGTCAGTTGAAAGCTATCAACAATTAATAAACCGAATTGCTCAGTTAGAAGACTTAATTATAGGTCAACAAGCTAAAACCGCGCTCTCCAACTCGCAGATGGTTGGTAGCGAAACTTTTACAGCAGAAATTAAGCGTTTGGCTGCGCTTGATGATAGTTTATAG
- a CDS encoding type II toxin-antitoxin system RelE family toxin gives MAKLDGLETVLDFLKGLQPKIAAQIAKKVMSLNVEPLPADSKDLVGYTGYHRVDSGEYRIVYRFDADADLVQVILVGKRNDDEVYKQLKRLLG, from the coding sequence ATGGCAAAACTTGATGGTCTTGAAACAGTTCTTGATTTTCTCAAAGGTTTGCAACCTAAAATCGCTGCCCAGATTGCCAAAAAAGTTATGTCTTTGAATGTCGAACCATTACCAGCAGATTCTAAGGATCTGGTTGGTTATACAGGATATCATCGCGTAGATTCAGGAGAATATCGCATTGTTTACCGATTTGATGCTGATGCGGATTTAGTCCAAGTAATTTTGGTGGGAAAGCGTAATGATGACGAAGTATATAAGCAACTTAAGCGTTTATTAGGCTGA
- a CDS encoding sigma-70 family RNA polymerase sigma factor, with amino-acid sequence MLIQSKSVAEPFTNLLIDPEHQEVIAKIARKYTRGTSTSWEDAAQTAIMKVYETLNAGKFRQGGITEFQRWAIVVARYEIINFVRKERLRNCQSLDAIIAGTDFSLVDTIADEFNLLETIARADLIIKATEAIVSLDSRNSDRGYLKLWQLMVEGKNQTQQAVDLGISQGEVSKRWKELVGRVAIELGLLEPLAVKQEQQNSKLKETRRRSKAKW; translated from the coding sequence ATGCTTATACAATCAAAATCAGTGGCAGAGCCTTTTACAAATCTACTCATTGATCCAGAGCATCAAGAAGTCATCGCCAAGATTGCCCGAAAATATACTAGAGGAACTTCCACATCTTGGGAAGATGCAGCACAAACTGCCATAATGAAAGTCTACGAAACTCTGAACGCTGGAAAGTTTCGTCAAGGAGGAATCACAGAATTCCAACGTTGGGCTATAGTTGTGGCACGATATGAAATTATTAACTTTGTCAGAAAAGAACGTTTGCGGAACTGCCAAAGTCTAGATGCCATCATTGCTGGTACAGATTTCTCCTTGGTAGATACAATTGCTGATGAGTTCAATCTGTTAGAAACAATAGCCCGTGCCGATCTAATTATCAAAGCAACAGAAGCCATTGTAAGTCTAGATTCACGAAACAGCGATCGCGGTTATCTTAAACTATGGCAACTCATGGTTGAAGGAAAAAACCAAACCCAACAAGCAGTAGATTTGGGAATTAGTCAAGGGGAAGTTTCCAAGCGTTGGAAGGAGTTAGTAGGACGCGTTGCTATAGAATTAGGGCTGCTAGAACCTTTAGCCGTTAAGCAGGAACAACAAAATAGCAAGCTCAAAGAGACTCGCAGACGCTCAAAAGCTAAATGGTGA